CCCTCGCCGATGCCGGTGCATCAGTGGTCATCGGCGACCTGAAGGATGACGTGGGCGAGGCGACCGCAGCCTCGATGCGCGAAGCGGGGGCGAAAGCATCCTTTGTGCATCTCGACATCACCGACGAAGACAGTTGGAACGCGGCGATGCCGAAGGCGATCGCCGACCTCGGCGGTCTGGACATTCTGGTCAACAACGCGGGCATCGAGGTGACCGCGCTCTTGGCGGACTTCGACCCGGCGCAGTTGCGCACCATGCTCGACGTCAACGTCGTCGGCACCTCTCTCGGCATCAAGAACGCGTTCAACGCGATGAAGCCGGGCGGCGCGGCGGGCAAGGGTGGCGCCGTGATCAATATCGCGTCGGTGGCAGCGCTTATCGCCTTCCCGGCGCTTTCGGGCTATTCGGCCACGAAGTCGGCCGTCGATCGCATCACCCGCATCGCGGCGGCCGAATCGGGCGCGCTCGGCTACGGCGTTCGCGTGAACTGCATCTACCCGGGGCTGATCGCCAACGAGATGGGGCTCAAGCTGGCGACGGATGTCGTCGAGCTCGGTCTGTATCCAGACGTCCAGTCGGCGGTGAACGGCGTCGTCGGCCTGACACCGCTTGGTCACCTGGGCGAGCAGACCGACATGGCCAACGCTGTCGTTTTCCTGGCATCGGATGCCGCGAGCTTCGTAACCGGCACCGGGCTCGCCGTCGACGGCGGAATGGGGTCATGACCATGGCGACCACAAAGAAGCCCGTTGTCGTCTACGGCGTTTCCGGCTACACCGGCCGGCTCATCGTCGAGTACTTGCGCGAGTTCAACGTGCCGTTCATCGCTGCCGGCCGCGACAAGGACCGCATCCAAGAGGTCGTCGACAAGGTGCCCGGCATCGAGACCGTGCCGCACGGGGTGATCCAGGTCGAGCATACAGTCGAGGCGCTCGCGGAACTCTTCGACGGAGCGAAGGTCGTCTGCAACACGGCGGGCCCGTTTATCAAGAACGGTGACACGGTCGTCGAGGCGGCACTGAATTCCGGATGCCATTACCTGGACACCACAGGGGAGCAAGACTGGGTGATGCACTGCGATGAGCACTGGGGCGAGCGTTTCGCGCAGAAGGCACTATTGCTTGCGCCGGGCGTCGCGCAGATGTACACGACCGGTGAGATCGCGGCGAACATCGCGCTCGAGGACACAACTCTGGACACGCTGGACATCCTCGTGCTCTGGAGGGGCTTCCCGACCTATGCGTCGATGCAGACGATCTTCACGATCCTGAAGGCGAACCACTACTACCTGCAGCAGAACGAGTATGTGGAGTGGCCGCTGACAACGACCTTCACGGTCAATGTGCCCGGCCAGCACGAAACGGCGTTGGCCGTCCCATGGGGTGGCACGTCGCATCCGGTCTGGTTCAAGCGGGACCCGCGGGTGGCGAACGTCAAGGTCGCCGGCGGCGTCATGGAGCGCGCGGTGATGGAGAATGTGATCGCAACGACCAAGATGTTCGAGGAGCAGATCAGGCCGCTCGAGCCCGCAGCTCAGGAAGCGGCGCTGGCCGACATCGCGGCATCCGTGCAGGCGGGGATGCCGCCGCGTGAGAATCCTCGGATCAACAACTCGGTCGACTCCGTGCTCGCATCCGGTCCGCTCAGTCGTGCGCATGTCGTCATCCACGGCAACTCGAACTACAAGCAGACAGGCCTGCTGCAGGCGTATTCGGCGTACTCGCTGCTGCAGCAGGCACCGAAACGGGTCGGGTTCGCGTCTGCCTGCCAGGCGTTCGGGTACCGCGAACTGCTCGGCCAGCTGCGCAGTTTCGGCCTCGTGCTGAATCCGTCCGTGACGCGGATCAACTGAAGGAGTCGGTGGTCGTGACTGAGAGCAGCCTGGTCAGGGCGCAGTCATGCGCCTGAGTGACTATCTGGACAAGGGGGCGTCCCTGGGGGCGGACGCCCCCTGCTTCACCACGAACGGGCAATCGCTCTCGTACGCCGACGTGCAGCAGTCGAGCGTCGACATCGCTGCGGCCCTGCGGGCGAGCGGAGTGGCTTCGGGTGACACCGTCGCGATCCTGTCGGCGAACGATCCCGTGGCCTTCGCGACCGTATTCGGCATCTCGCGAGTCGGTGCCGTTTGGAGCCCGATCAACCCGCGAAGTGAGGCGTCGGAGGATCGCGAACTGTTAGATCGGTTCGATTGCACGACGCTCATTTACCAGTCGAGTTTCACAGAGTTGGTGGCCACGATTCTGCCGGGATTGCCCAAGATCACCACCGTGGTGTGCTTGGACGGCCCGACCGAGCTCGGCGTCATGTTCGCTGACTGGATCGCGGCGGGCCGACCCGAGAGCGCAAGGCTAGCTGGTACAACGGCGGGCGGCGCATCCGCTGACGGCGCAACGGCGGGCCAGGCAACGGCGGGCGGCGCGACCGCTGAATCGGTGCGCGGCGAACTCGTCGACGATCTAGCGATGATTGTCGGCACCGGCGGCACGACCGGCAAGCCGAAGGGGGTGATGCTCACAACCCGCAACCTCGAGACGATGACGGCGATCGTGCTGATGAGTTATCCGTTCCGCGGTCGCCCCGTCTATCTCGCATTGCCGCCGCTGACCCACGCGGCCGGTGTGCTGTGTTTTCCGATTCTCGCGCTGGGAGGCGAGATCGTCATCATGCCGAAGCCGGACATCCATGAGTGGGTCGACCTGGTCGAGCGGCATCACGTGACGCACGCGTTCCTGCCGCCGACGCTCATCTACATGTTGCTGGCAGACCCACTGCTCGATCAGCGCGACCTCTCGTCGTTGCAGTGCTTCTGGTACGGCGCTGCGCCGATGTCAACCGCTCGCCTGGAGGAGGCGATCACTCGCATCGGCCCGGTGATGGCCCAGCTGTTCGGGCAGACCGAGGCGCCGATGATGATCTCGACGATGGCGCCTCGCGAACATTTCCAGGCGGATGGCACGCTCGATCGCGGCAGGCTCGCATCCGCCGGCCATGCCGCGCCCTTGGTAACGGTCGCGGTCATGGACGAGTCGGGAGCGATTCTCGAGTCGGGCGAACGCGGCGAGATCGTCATCCGCAGCGCGCTGGTGATGGCCGGCTACTACAAGAATCCGGATGCGAGCGCCGAGGCTTCGAAGTTCGGCTGGCACCACACCGGCGACATCGGCTATGTGGATGCCGACGGCTACCTGTTCATCGTCGACCGCGCCAAGGACATGATCATCACCGGCGGATTCAATGTGTACTCGGCTGAAGTCGAGCAGTCGATCATGCGCTTTCCCGGCGTGCGGGATTGCGCGGTCGTCGGCCTGCCGGATGATAAGTGGGGCGAGCAGGTCACCGCCGTCGTCCAACCGGATGCCGACGCGCGCGTCGACACGGAACAGTTGCGCCTGTTCGTGCGGGGCGAGCTCGGCAGCGTCAAGGCGCCGAAGCAGATCGAGGTTTGGGCCAATCTGCCCCGCTCCAAAGTCGGCAAGGTTCTGAAGAGCGAGATCAAGGCGACGCTGCTGAAGTCACGCTGAACACACGGTGGCACCGGAGGTATGTATGTCTGTTTCCCCGCCGGTTGCTTTTCTTGCGCTCGCCCAACCTCCTTGAAAACTAGCGGCTCGGCGAGCGATCGATGTGCCCGTTTTCCCTTGTTTCAAATCCGCCTTACACAAGGCGCATTTACTTACACAAGGCGCATTTAACATAGCGAAAACAGCGGCATAGTTCCCGAGGCGAATCCGTGATGCACGGCGGCGATAGGCCTTGAAATAACTATAGGGAATCGACTGGTAGAGTGTTCCCTATGGAGGTGACGATGGATTCGGTCGGGCGCATCGTAGTGCCCAAGGCGCTCCGCGACGCCCTCGGTCTTCACGCCGGCTCGACGGTAGACGTGTCTCGCTACGGTGCAGGGCTGCAGGTGGTTCCGGCCGGTCGCACCGCTCGACTTGTCGAAGAGTCTGGAGTGCTTGTCGCCGAATCCGGCATCGAGATCGATGACGATGTTCTCTTCGGGCTCATAGACGCCGGGCGCCGGTGAGTTCTCCAATCGCACTGGACACCAGCGTGGCCGTTCCGTTACTTGTCAGAAACCACACTGCGCACGCCCGGATCGTCCAGTGGTGGGATGGCCGCGAACTCTCTCTTTCGGGGCACGCGTTGGCGGAGACATACTCCGTGCTTACGCGGCTGCCAGGCGATGCGCGCCTCGCACCAACGGACGCCGCGCGCTTGCTTGCGACACGATTCAGTAGTCCATTGGTGCTGAAGACGAAGACTGCGGGTCACCTGGTTGAGGTTCTTGCCGCGCTGGCCATCGCCGGCGGAGCTGTCTATGACGCGATGGTGGCGCTTGCTGCGCTGGAGAACGACTTCACGCTCGCAACCCGCGACGCACGAGCCAAGAGCACCTACGAAGCTGTCGGAGTGCGGTTCGAGATCGTCGGCTGATCCCACCCGCACCGCGCGCCACCGCTGAGCGAAGACGCAGCGGCCTGTGCGCCAGCTGCGGCGGCATGCGCCAGTTGAAGTGGCGCATCCGACACCGACTGGCGCACGGCGCGGGGTTCAGCGCGCGGACGGAATCGCGAACGTGCCTGAGCGCTTTCCGGTGCGAATGTTGACCGACTTCAGTTCGGTGAATTCCTCGAACCCGGCCTCGCCCATCTCGCGGCCGATGCCGCTGGCCTTGTAGCCGCCGAACGGCATCTGCGGGGGAGCGTCGATCGTCGTGTTGGCATAGACCGTGCCGCTCTTCAGCCCCTTCGCCACGGTCAGCACCGTGTCGATGTTCTTGCTCCACACGCTGTTCGAGAGGCCGTAGTCGACGCTGTTGGCGAGCCGAACGGCATCCGCTTGGTCGGTGAAACGGGTCACCGTCAGCACTGGTCCGAAGATCTCCTCGCGGAACGCGGATGCCGTTGCCGGCACATTGTCGATGACCGTCGGCTGCAAGAATTGACCGGCCCCGTACACACCACCAGTCAGGCGCTGCCCGCCGGTCACGACGTCTGCGCCCTGGCCTGGTGCGTCCTTGACGTAGGCGGTCACCTTGTTCAAATGCGCCGCGTGGATGAGCGCACCGATGTCCGTTGTGCGATCAAGCGGCTGCCCGACCTTGAGTGTCGCCGCACGTCGAGCAACCTCGGCGACGAAGTCGTTTGCAACCGACTTCTCGACCAGCAGCCGCGGCTGCGAGACGCAGCACTCACCGTTGTTGAAGTTCATGCCGAAGACGACGCCCGCGGCGGCATCCTCGAGATCGGCGTCGGCGAACACGAGGTTCGCAGCCTTGCCGCCCAGTTCGAGGGAGATCTTCTTCATGTTGCCCGCTGCTGCGGCAAGCACCTTCTTACCGGTAACCGTCGAGCCGGTGAACGACACCAGGTCGACCATCGGCGACTCGGTCAACGCCTGCCCGGCAGGGCCCGCACCCGAGACCATGTTCACGACGCCGTCCGGAACCCCGGCCTCCGCGACGAGCTTCATGATCTCCCACGCGCTTGAGCTGGTGAACTCGCTCGGCTTCACCACGACGGTGCAGCCCGCGGCCAGCGCGAACGGCAACTTCTGGCACAGGATCAGTGCCGGGAAGTTCCACGGAATGATCAGGCCGACGACCCCGACCGGCTCGCGCAGTACGAGGCCGGTGAAATCCGACCCGTTGTTGGTGAAGGTCTTGCCCTGCATGTTCAGGGCGAGCGATGCCGCGTACCGGCACAACCCGGCAGCACCGCCGATGTCACCTTCGGCCAGGATGATGGGCTTGCCGCCCTCTTCGCTGTCCAGCCGGGCGAGCTTTGCGGCATCCCGGTCGATCAGGTCCGCGAGGCGATTCAGGATGATTGCCCGCTCCATGCCGCTCGTATGCGGCCAGGTGCCGGAATCGAACGCCGTGCGCGCGACACTGATGGCTCGCTCGACCGCCTCGACGCTCGTCGCGACCACCTGACTCACCACCTCGTCCGTGCCGGGCGCCCTGCGGTCGATGAGTTCGAGCCCCGCGGACTCGACGTAGTCGCCGTCGACGAAATTGCCGATGATGCGAGCGGATGCTGCCATGATGATTCTCCTGATACTGCTTTCGGTGATATTGCCTAAAGCGCCTTGCGATACAACGCTTGAATGTCGTCGATGGTGACCTTGCGCGGATTGCCGGGCAGATCCGCCTGCACGAGCGCATCCGCTGCCAGCGCGTCGATGGCGTCAGCGGGAACTCCGACTTCGGAGAGTTTGCGCGGAACCCCGGTCTCCTTCGCGAGCCGATGCACTGCGGATGCCGCGCGCTCGGCCGCCTGCTCATCCGTGAGTCCGGTCGTGTCCTCGCCGAGCGCCCGCGCGATGCGCGCGAACCGGGCTGGGGACGAGGAGATGTTGAAGTCCATCACATAAGGAAGGAACAGCGCGTTGGCTGTTCCGTGGTGCACGCCGAAGTGAGCACCGATCGTGTTCGCGAGCGCATGCACGGCACCGAGCCCGGCGTCGTGGAACCCGATTCCGGCCATCGATGAGGCAACGAGCATGTTGTACAGCGCGTCTTCATCACCCTGCGAGGCCTTGACGAGGTTCGCCCCGATGATCTCGATCGCGCCGATGTTGATGGCATCCGTCACCGGGTTCGCGCCCTTCGCAACGTAAGCCTCGATGGCGTGAGTAAGCGCATCCATTCCGGTGGTGGCTGCGATGCGGCCGGGAAGGCCGGCGACCACGCGCCGGTCGAGCAGCGCGATCTTCACGAACATCAGGTCGGAGACGATCACCATCTTCACCTGCGTCTCCGGGTTCGTGATCACCGCGCCCTTGGTGACCTCGCTGCCGCTGCCGACGGTTGTCGGGATCGCGATCACCGGCAGCGGGGGTGTGCTGAACTTGTCCACGCCCTCGTAGTCGGCGATGGCCCCGCCGTTGGTGGCGAGGATCGCGATCGACTTGGCGACATCCATGCTCGACCCGCCACCGATCGCGACCATGATGTCGGCGCCCGCATCGATCCGAGCCTGATTGGCAGCGTTGACGGTCGCGATATCCGGATTGCCGACAACATCCGTGAAGGATGCGATCTCAAGGTTGCCTGTCTTCAGCACAGCAAGAACGCGGTCCAGGATGCCGGCCGCAACGATGCCCGGGTCGGTCACCACCAGCACCTTCGTTCCGAAACTCGCCAATTCGGAGGCGAGCTGTTCGAGGGCGCGGTCGCCCAGGATGAGGCGGGGCGGGGAGGAGAAGCGTTGGCTCATCAGGATTCCTTCGTAGTTGCATCCGGTTGTTCAGCGGATGAGGTGGCTGGCTTGGCCTTCTTACGGTCGAAGAATGCTTGAACCGCGGCGCGCTGCTGCGGGCTGACGGAACACGTTCCGACGAGGGTGGCCTCCGTTTCGAGGCCGGCGGTGATCCCGTGCCGCACGCCGGCGTAAACGGCCTGCTTTGCCGCAGACACGGCGATGGCACTCCGCGCCGCGATGCGATCGGCGAGCGCGAGTGCTGCCGAGACCGGGTCGTCGGCGATGCTGTTAATGAGGCCGAGCTCGAGTGCACGCGCGGCGTCGACAGGGTCTCCCGTCACGATCAATTCGAGCGCGCGGCCTTCGCCGATCAGAGGCGGCAGCCGTTGGGTGCCGCCCCAACCCGGAATGTTGCCCAGTGTGATCTCCGGTTGTCCCAGTCGTGCGTGGGGAGCGGCGATGCGGATGTCGCAGGCCATTGCAAGCTCCAGCCCGCCGCCGAACGCGATCCCGTTGACGGCGGCGATGATCACCTGAGGTGCATCTTCCAGTGCATCGAACACCGACTGACCGCGGCGCATCTTCGCGATGGCCGTGGTTTCGGTCAGACCGACCAAGCCGTTGATATCGGCACCGGCACTGAACGTCGTGGAACCCGAACCGGTGAGCACCACTGCGATGGCAGATCCGTTGCGGCCGCCTGGATGCAGGCTCACGGCCAGATCGCCGATCGCGTCGATCAGCTCATCGCTGAGAGCGTTGCCCTTGCGGGGCCGATTGAGCGTGACAAGAAGCACGTCGTCCCGGCGTTCGACCAACAAGACGTCATCGGGCAACACGGGTGCAGCGGACAGCAGTGATTCCGACATCAT
The Rathayibacter sp. SW19 DNA segment above includes these coding regions:
- a CDS encoding SDR family NAD(P)-dependent oxidoreductase, which gives rise to MSQFDLNGRMALVTGGAQNLGAAIAKALADAGASVVIGDLKDDVGEATAASMREAGAKASFVHLDITDEDSWNAAMPKAIADLGGLDILVNNAGIEVTALLADFDPAQLRTMLDVNVVGTSLGIKNAFNAMKPGGAAGKGGAVINIASVAALIAFPALSGYSATKSAVDRITRIAAAESGALGYGVRVNCIYPGLIANEMGLKLATDVVELGLYPDVQSAVNGVVGLTPLGHLGEQTDMANAVVFLASDAASFVTGTGLAVDGGMGS
- a CDS encoding DUF5938 domain-containing protein, which gives rise to MTMATTKKPVVVYGVSGYTGRLIVEYLREFNVPFIAAGRDKDRIQEVVDKVPGIETVPHGVIQVEHTVEALAELFDGAKVVCNTAGPFIKNGDTVVEAALNSGCHYLDTTGEQDWVMHCDEHWGERFAQKALLLAPGVAQMYTTGEIAANIALEDTTLDTLDILVLWRGFPTYASMQTIFTILKANHYYLQQNEYVEWPLTTTFTVNVPGQHETALAVPWGGTSHPVWFKRDPRVANVKVAGGVMERAVMENVIATTKMFEEQIRPLEPAAQEAALADIAASVQAGMPPRENPRINNSVDSVLASGPLSRAHVVIHGNSNYKQTGLLQAYSAYSLLQQAPKRVGFASACQAFGYRELLGQLRSFGLVLNPSVTRIN
- a CDS encoding AMP-binding protein, which produces MRLSDYLDKGASLGADAPCFTTNGQSLSYADVQQSSVDIAAALRASGVASGDTVAILSANDPVAFATVFGISRVGAVWSPINPRSEASEDRELLDRFDCTTLIYQSSFTELVATILPGLPKITTVVCLDGPTELGVMFADWIAAGRPESARLAGTTAGGASADGATAGQATAGGATAESVRGELVDDLAMIVGTGGTTGKPKGVMLTTRNLETMTAIVLMSYPFRGRPVYLALPPLTHAAGVLCFPILALGGEIVIMPKPDIHEWVDLVERHHVTHAFLPPTLIYMLLADPLLDQRDLSSLQCFWYGAAPMSTARLEEAITRIGPVMAQLFGQTEAPMMISTMAPREHFQADGTLDRGRLASAGHAAPLVTVAVMDESGAILESGERGEIVIRSALVMAGYYKNPDASAEASKFGWHHTGDIGYVDADGYLFIVDRAKDMIITGGFNVYSAEVEQSIMRFPGVRDCAVVGLPDDKWGEQVTAVVQPDADARVDTEQLRLFVRGELGSVKAPKQIEVWANLPRSKVGKVLKSEIKATLLKSR
- a CDS encoding AbrB/MazE/SpoVT family DNA-binding domain-containing protein, with amino-acid sequence MEVTMDSVGRIVVPKALRDALGLHAGSTVDVSRYGAGLQVVPAGRTARLVEESGVLVAESGIEIDDDVLFGLIDAGRR
- a CDS encoding PIN domain-containing protein, with the protein product MSSPIALDTSVAVPLLVRNHTAHARIVQWWDGRELSLSGHALAETYSVLTRLPGDARLAPTDAARLLATRFSSPLVLKTKTAGHLVEVLAALAIAGGAVYDAMVALAALENDFTLATRDARAKSTYEAVGVRFEIVG
- a CDS encoding aldehyde dehydrogenase family protein is translated as MAASARIIGNFVDGDYVESAGLELIDRRAPGTDEVVSQVVATSVEAVERAISVARTAFDSGTWPHTSGMERAIILNRLADLIDRDAAKLARLDSEEGGKPIILAEGDIGGAAGLCRYAASLALNMQGKTFTNNGSDFTGLVLREPVGVVGLIIPWNFPALILCQKLPFALAAGCTVVVKPSEFTSSSAWEIMKLVAEAGVPDGVVNMVSGAGPAGQALTESPMVDLVSFTGSTVTGKKVLAAAAGNMKKISLELGGKAANLVFADADLEDAAAGVVFGMNFNNGECCVSQPRLLVEKSVANDFVAEVARRAATLKVGQPLDRTTDIGALIHAAHLNKVTAYVKDAPGQGADVVTGGQRLTGGVYGAGQFLQPTVIDNVPATASAFREEIFGPVLTVTRFTDQADAVRLANSVDYGLSNSVWSKNIDTVLTVAKGLKSGTVYANTTIDAPPQMPFGGYKASGIGREMGEAGFEEFTELKSVNIRTGKRSGTFAIPSAR
- a CDS encoding iron-containing alcohol dehydrogenase → MSQRFSSPPRLILGDRALEQLASELASFGTKVLVVTDPGIVAAGILDRVLAVLKTGNLEIASFTDVVGNPDIATVNAANQARIDAGADIMVAIGGGSSMDVAKSIAILATNGGAIADYEGVDKFSTPPLPVIAIPTTVGSGSEVTKGAVITNPETQVKMVIVSDLMFVKIALLDRRVVAGLPGRIAATTGMDALTHAIEAYVAKGANPVTDAINIGAIEIIGANLVKASQGDEDALYNMLVASSMAGIGFHDAGLGAVHALANTIGAHFGVHHGTANALFLPYVMDFNISSSPARFARIARALGEDTTGLTDEQAAERAASAVHRLAKETGVPRKLSEVGVPADAIDALAADALVQADLPGNPRKVTIDDIQALYRKAL
- a CDS encoding enoyl-CoA hydratase/isomerase family protein, with amino-acid sequence MMSESLLSAAPVLPDDVLLVERRDDVLLVTLNRPRKGNALSDELIDAIGDLAVSLHPGGRNGSAIAVVLTGSGSTTFSAGADINGLVGLTETTAIAKMRRGQSVFDALEDAPQVIIAAVNGIAFGGGLELAMACDIRIAAPHARLGQPEITLGNIPGWGGTQRLPPLIGEGRALELIVTGDPVDAARALELGLINSIADDPVSAALALADRIAARSAIAVSAAKQAVYAGVRHGITAGLETEATLVGTCSVSPQQRAAVQAFFDRKKAKPATSSAEQPDATTKES